Proteins encoded together in one Betaproteobacteria bacterium window:
- the serC gene encoding 3-phosphoserine/phosphohydroxythreonine transaminase: MTRVFNFSAGPAVLPEAVLMQARDEMLDWHGSGMSVMEMSHRGKEFESIIAQAEADLRELMAVPGNYKVLFLQGGASLQFSMIPINLMGESKRADYVHTGEWAKKAIAEAKRVGVVNIAATAEDRNFSYAPAQPAWKLSADAAYVHVTTNETIGGVEFHWVPDTGNVPLIADMSSHILSRPMDVSRYGLIYAGAQKNIGPAGLAIVIVRDDLIGRAPAGTPAMLDYKVMADNGSMYNTPPTYSVYIAGLVFQWLKKLGGLKAMEEINRRKAGLLYDLIDGSGFYTNPVAKTDRSLMNIPFRMRDESLDESFLKSAKSAGLIQLKGHRSVGGMRASVYNAMPVEGVQALVDFMRDFEKKNG, translated from the coding sequence ATGACACGAGTGTTCAATTTCAGCGCAGGGCCCGCGGTACTGCCCGAAGCGGTGCTGATGCAGGCCCGGGACGAAATGCTGGACTGGCATGGTTCGGGCATGTCGGTCATGGAGATGAGCCATCGGGGCAAGGAATTCGAGTCCATCATCGCGCAGGCCGAAGCCGATCTCCGCGAACTGATGGCCGTCCCGGGCAACTACAAGGTACTGTTCCTGCAAGGTGGCGCCTCTCTGCAGTTTTCGATGATCCCGATCAATCTGATGGGCGAGTCGAAGCGTGCGGACTATGTGCATACCGGCGAATGGGCCAAGAAGGCGATCGCCGAGGCCAAACGCGTGGGCGTCGTGAACATTGCCGCGACGGCCGAGGACAGGAATTTCTCCTACGCACCCGCGCAACCGGCCTGGAAGCTGAGCGCGGATGCGGCGTACGTGCACGTGACGACCAACGAAACCATCGGCGGCGTCGAGTTCCACTGGGTCCCCGATACGGGTAACGTGCCGCTGATCGCGGACATGTCCTCCCACATACTTTCGCGTCCCATGGACGTGTCCCGCTACGGTCTCATCTATGCGGGCGCACAGAAGAACATCGGCCCTGCCGGGCTGGCGATCGTCATCGTGCGCGATGACCTCATCGGCCGTGCGCCGGCAGGCACTCCTGCCATGCTCGACTACAAGGTGATGGCGGACAACGGGTCGATGTACAACACGCCCCCGACCTACTCGGTCTACATTGCCGGACTGGTCTTCCAGTGGCTCAAGAAGCTGGGCGGGCTCAAGGCCATGGAAGAGATCAATCGGCGCAAGGCGGGTCTTCTGTACGACCTGATCGACGGCAGCGGTTTCTACACCAATCCGGTGGCGAAGACCGACCGTTCGCTCATGAACATTCCCTTCCGCATGCGCGACGAGAGTCTTGACGAATCGTTCCTCAAGTCCGCGAAGTCTGCCGGACTGATCCAGTTGAAGGGCCACCGTTCGGTCGGCGGGATGCGCGCGTCGGTATACAACGCGATGCCGGTGGAGGGCGTGCAGGCACTCGTGGACTTCATGCGCGATTTCGAAAAGAAGAATGGCTAA